The Oxalobacteraceae bacterium OTU3CINTB1 genome includes a window with the following:
- a CDS encoding TonB-dependent receptor, with amino-acid sequence MQKVLITGSRIASPAAESPSPLQILSSADIAASGATNLQELLQKNPTMGTPSVSRTNSNFLTSSAGVTTVNLRNLGDSRTLVLVNGRRFVSGVPGDTAVDLNTIPTDFIERVELLTGGASATYGSDAVAGVVNIILKKNFNGVLLDSLVGQSEEGDDYRKKLGLTFGITSADGASNLMGHFGYSKQGEVFSRDRERSAVDQFSSITQGRPDLAFVPHRPNFSGYAPQGHFFGDAEDFTYDANNNIIPWNQNGAPGTGVGATGYNRSEYRLIAVPIERYLFAANGNWAFNPDHSAFFEGTYASTSVNSNIEPFALGSDNVYKPGGQVPAASLVNGALVRNPLVPQYLYDRISDTDGDGVPDYFFTRRLSEFGPRRSNVERDTFRLSTGLKGTVRDWNYEAYLTYGKTKEAQSSTGQVNVMSLRNALEAVPDVDGTPVCRDVNARQEGCVPINLFGYNSISPDALRYVTAPGSLLTTITQRLVGASATGEVPGLPAGRIGIAAGFEWRSEESSAIPDPLTQSGLNAGNATPPTFGQFTVREVFVETRVPLLKERPWVRELSALATFRHGDYSTVGATNSWNAGLEWTVTPDIKLRATRAQSTRAPNINELYQAPSQDFPTGLVDPCQGVSVGDASPLAVNCRNGPGVAANMAANGGIFTLNQADQQGISGYNRGNPNLEAETGRSTTIGLVVTPRAIPLLRRAVFTLDYFKIKIADAIVFTDRQYALDQCYNQNNPGFCSFITRRPAAVGNLSAGSIRYSDIAATNSGGYGTEGIDLTASWAGRVGPGNLSARLAHTWLRKLWQQATPDAEKNHDVAEVTANNVNAPRNRATLNLAYKWGPYGANWTTTYTGPVSLDDQFLKSLSIAPGTVGVGSRTYNDVQLTYDVRKSVQLYLGIDNLFNANPPPIISGLPGNQTGTETDASTYDPIGRRFYVGLRVQL; translated from the coding sequence ATGCAGAAAGTTCTGATTACCGGCTCACGCATCGCCTCCCCCGCCGCCGAATCGCCATCGCCATTGCAGATATTAAGCTCAGCCGATATAGCGGCATCCGGCGCAACAAATCTGCAAGAATTACTTCAAAAAAATCCGACCATGGGAACGCCCAGCGTCAGCAGAACCAATTCCAATTTCCTGACATCGAGCGCGGGTGTCACCACGGTCAATCTGCGCAATCTCGGCGATTCCCGTACCTTGGTCCTGGTGAATGGGCGGCGTTTTGTTTCCGGCGTACCCGGCGATACCGCTGTCGATCTCAATACTATTCCCACCGACTTTATCGAGCGGGTCGAGTTATTGACCGGCGGCGCCTCCGCCACCTACGGATCGGATGCGGTCGCCGGGGTGGTAAATATTATCTTGAAGAAAAACTTCAACGGCGTGCTGCTCGATTCGCTGGTGGGGCAAAGCGAGGAAGGCGACGACTACAGAAAGAAACTGGGATTGACTTTCGGTATCACCAGCGCCGACGGCGCGAGCAACCTGATGGGCCATTTCGGCTACTCCAAACAGGGCGAGGTCTTTTCGCGCGACCGCGAGCGTTCGGCCGTGGACCAGTTCTCGTCGATCACCCAGGGACGCCCCGACCTGGCGTTCGTGCCGCACCGGCCGAACTTTTCCGGCTATGCCCCCCAGGGCCACTTCTTCGGCGACGCTGAAGATTTCACTTATGACGCAAACAACAACATTATTCCCTGGAATCAAAATGGCGCGCCGGGCACAGGGGTCGGCGCCACCGGGTACAACCGTTCCGAGTACCGCCTGATCGCCGTGCCCATCGAGCGCTATCTGTTCGCCGCCAACGGCAACTGGGCCTTCAACCCCGACCATAGCGCGTTTTTCGAAGGCACCTATGCCTCCACCAGCGTTAATAGCAACATCGAACCGTTCGCGCTGGGATCGGACAATGTCTACAAGCCCGGCGGCCAGGTGCCCGCCGCCTCGCTGGTCAACGGCGCGCTGGTGCGCAATCCGCTGGTGCCGCAGTATTTGTACGACCGCATCAGCGACACCGATGGCGACGGCGTGCCCGACTACTTCTTCACCCGCCGCCTGTCGGAATTCGGCCCGCGCCGGTCCAACGTCGAGCGCGACACCTTTCGCCTGTCCACCGGACTCAAGGGGACGGTGCGCGACTGGAACTACGAGGCCTATCTGACCTACGGCAAGACCAAGGAAGCGCAAAGCTCCACCGGGCAGGTCAACGTCATGAGCCTGCGCAACGCGTTGGAGGCGGTCCCCGACGTCGACGGCACGCCGGTCTGCCGCGACGTCAACGCCCGCCAGGAGGGTTGCGTGCCGATCAACCTGTTCGGCTACAACAGCATCAGCCCCGACGCGCTGCGCTATGTGACCGCGCCGGGCTCGCTCCTGACCACCATCACGCAGCGGCTGGTCGGCGCCTCCGCCACCGGAGAGGTGCCGGGCCTGCCTGCCGGCCGCATCGGCATCGCCGCCGGCTTCGAATGGCGCTCGGAGGAATCGAGCGCCATTCCCGATCCGCTGACCCAGTCCGGCCTGAACGCCGGCAACGCCACGCCGCCCACCTTCGGCCAGTTCACCGTGCGCGAGGTGTTCGTCGAAACCCGCGTGCCCTTGCTGAAGGAGCGTCCCTGGGTGCGCGAGCTCAGCGCGCTGGCCACCTTCCGCCACGGCGACTATTCGACCGTCGGCGCCACCAACAGCTGGAACGCCGGCCTGGAATGGACCGTCACGCCGGACATCAAGCTGCGGGCGACGCGCGCGCAATCGACCCGGGCGCCCAACATCAACGAGCTGTACCAAGCGCCCAGCCAGGACTTCCCCACCGGACTGGTCGATCCGTGCCAAGGCGTGTCGGTCGGCGACGCCAGTCCGCTGGCGGTCAATTGCCGCAACGGGCCCGGTGTTGCCGCCAACATGGCGGCAAATGGCGGCATCTTCACGCTAAATCAAGCCGACCAGCAAGGCATCAGCGGCTATAACCGGGGCAACCCCAACCTCGAGGCCGAGACCGGCCGTTCGACCACGATCGGCCTGGTCGTCACGCCGCGCGCGATTCCGCTGCTGAGGCGCGCGGTGTTCACGCTGGATTACTTCAAGATCAAGATCGCCGACGCCATCGTCTTCACTGACCGCCAGTACGCGCTCGACCAGTGCTACAACCAGAACAACCCTGGCTTTTGCTCCTTCATCACGCGCCGCCCCGCCGCCGTGGGCAACCTCAGCGCCGGTTCGATCCGCTATAGCGACATCGCCGCCACCAACAGCGGCGGCTACGGCACCGAGGGCATCGACCTGACCGCCTCCTGGGCCGGGCGCGTCGGGCCCGGCAACCTGAGCGCCCGGCTGGCCCACACTTGGCTGCGCAAGCTGTGGCAACAGGCCACGCCGGACGCCGAGAAAAACCACGACGTCGCCGAGGTCACGGCCAACAATGTCAACGCGCCGCGCAACCGCGCGACCCTGAACCTGGCCTACAAATGGGGACCGTACGGCGCCAACTGGACCACCACCTACACCGGACCGGTGTCGCTGGACGACCAGTTCCTCAAAAGCCTGAGCATCGCGCCCGGCACGGTGGGCGTCGGCTCACGCACCTACAACGATGTCCAGCTCACTTATGACGTGCGCAAATCGGTGCAGCTCTACCTCGGCATCGACAACCTGTTCAACGCCAACCCGCCGCCGATCATCAGCGGCCTGCCCGGCAACCAGACCGGCACCGAAACCGATGCCTCGACCTACGACCCCATCGGCCGCCGTTTCTATGTCGGGCTGCGCGTCCAGCTGTAA
- a CDS encoding TonB-dependent receptor, which produces MQAAHAQEATSEPIQKVQITGSRISSPNADSPSPLQILSSADIAASGAVNLQELMQKNPTMGTPTLSRTNSNFLTSGGGVSTVNLRNLGDARTLVLVNGRRFVSGVPGDTAVDLNTIPIDFIERVELLTGGASATYGSDAVAGVVNIILKRNFNGILLDGSAGRAWEKNDDQKRKLALTFGTSSADGASNIMGHFGYSKQGAVMSKDRARLGAAVDQTSLGASDTGDARDLFTPLSPFYSGTAPQGRFYPAGQNSSFTYDRNGNVIPWSTNGSATQAATGFNRSEYRTIAVPTERFLFATNGNLKINDNNNAFFEGTYAQTKVDTNIEPYPMSSGDIYKNNGGRVPAETLVGGLKVRNPLVPQYLFDRAVDQDGDGLKDYNFSRRLAEFGPRHSTVDRSTLRLATGLKGSFLPGMLNDWSYDAFVSYGRTTESQNSTGQINTLTARSALEAVPNPDGGVMCADPVARAQGCVPLNVFGFNTITPEALKYVTAPGSLATGITQKIAGGTISGDVFELPAGKIGVAAGYEWRSEESSSVADPLTQAGLNAGNATPPTYGKFNVREVFVETRVPLLKDQFYSKALDFRGSFRHGDYSTVGSTNSWNAGLEWAPVSDVKFRATRAVSTRAPNINELYQAPSQDFPSGLVDPCIGVTATGSDPTSVACRAAPGVSANIAANGGVFAQSQSDLQGISGYNRGNPELTAEQGRSSTIGVVLTPRSIPVLSKFTFTADYFKIKISDAIVSTPRQYSLQQCYGGNASYCSFITRRPIAEGAYNAGSIKYSDTAVSNSGGKGTEGIDLTASWADRVGPGRLAVQTSYTYLKTLWDVPLQGEDKDESAGELESPRNKAVLGLAYKWGPVGINTTTTYTGRSKLDDQFLNTFDNGNEAPKIGSYTTTDFQVTYDVKKAFQVYFGMDNAFDRKPARIISGLPGNTTGTETDASVYDPIGRRYYLGLRVTL; this is translated from the coding sequence ATGCAAGCGGCCCATGCGCAGGAAGCCACATCCGAGCCGATCCAGAAAGTGCAAATCACCGGTTCGCGCATCTCGTCGCCGAACGCCGATTCGCCGTCGCCGCTGCAAATCCTCAGCTCGGCCGACATCGCCGCCTCCGGCGCCGTCAACCTGCAGGAACTGATGCAGAAGAACCCGACCATGGGCACCCCGACCCTGAGCCGCACCAACTCCAACTTCCTGACTTCAGGCGGCGGCGTGTCGACCGTCAACTTGCGCAACCTGGGCGACGCCCGCACCCTGGTGCTGGTCAACGGCCGCCGCTTCGTCTCCGGCGTGCCCGGCGACACCGCCGTCGACTTGAACACCATCCCGATCGACTTCATCGAACGGGTCGAGCTGCTGACCGGCGGCGCCTCGGCGACCTACGGTTCGGACGCCGTCGCCGGGGTCGTCAACATCATCCTCAAACGTAACTTCAACGGCATCCTGCTCGACGGCTCGGCCGGCCGCGCATGGGAGAAAAACGACGACCAGAAGCGCAAACTGGCGCTGACCTTCGGCACCAGCAGCGCCGACGGCGCCAGCAACATCATGGGCCACTTCGGCTATTCCAAGCAGGGCGCCGTGATGTCGAAAGACCGCGCCCGCCTGGGTGCGGCGGTCGACCAGACCTCGCTGGGTGCGAGCGATACGGGCGACGCACGGGACCTGTTCACGCCGCTGTCGCCGTTCTATTCCGGCACCGCGCCGCAGGGCCGCTTCTACCCGGCCGGCCAAAACAGCAGTTTCACGTACGACCGTAACGGCAACGTCATCCCATGGTCGACCAACGGCAGCGCCACCCAGGCTGCCACCGGCTTCAACCGTTCGGAATACCGCACCATCGCCGTGCCGACCGAGCGCTTCCTGTTCGCCACCAATGGCAACCTGAAAATCAACGACAACAACAACGCCTTCTTCGAAGGCACCTACGCGCAGACCAAGGTCGACACCAACATCGAGCCGTATCCGATGAGCTCGGGCGACATCTATAAAAACAACGGCGGCCGCGTGCCAGCCGAGACCCTGGTCGGCGGCCTCAAGGTCCGCAACCCGCTGGTGCCGCAATACCTGTTCGACCGCGCCGTCGACCAGGACGGCGACGGACTGAAGGACTACAACTTCAGCCGCCGCCTGGCCGAGTTCGGCCCGCGCCACAGCACCGTCGACCGCAGCACCTTGCGTCTGGCGACCGGCCTGAAGGGCAGCTTCCTGCCGGGCATGCTCAACGACTGGAGCTACGACGCCTTCGTCAGCTACGGCCGCACCACCGAATCGCAGAATTCCACTGGCCAGATCAACACCCTGACAGCGCGCTCCGCGCTCGAGGCCGTGCCGAACCCGGACGGCGGCGTCATGTGTGCCGATCCGGTCGCGCGCGCCCAGGGCTGCGTGCCGCTCAATGTGTTCGGCTTTAACACGATCACGCCGGAAGCGCTCAAGTACGTCACGGCGCCCGGCTCGCTGGCGACCGGCATCACGCAGAAGATCGCCGGCGGCACCATCAGCGGCGACGTCTTCGAACTGCCGGCCGGCAAGATCGGCGTGGCGGCGGGCTACGAATGGCGCAGCGAAGAGTCCAGCAGCGTGGCCGATCCGCTGACCCAGGCCGGCCTGAACGCCGGCAACGCGACGCCGCCGACCTACGGCAAGTTCAACGTGCGCGAAGTGTTCGTCGAAACCCGCGTGCCGCTGCTCAAGGACCAGTTCTACTCCAAGGCGCTGGACTTCCGCGGCTCGTTCCGCCACGGCGATTATTCGACCGTCGGCAGCACCAACAGCTGGAACGCCGGCCTGGAATGGGCGCCGGTGTCGGACGTCAAATTCCGCGCCACCCGCGCCGTCTCGACCCGCGCGCCCAACATCAACGAACTGTACCAGGCGCCCAGCCAGGACTTCCCGAGCGGCCTGGTCGATCCGTGCATCGGCGTGACCGCCACCGGCAGCGACCCGACCAGCGTGGCCTGCCGCGCCGCGCCGGGCGTGAGCGCCAACATCGCCGCCAATGGCGGCGTGTTCGCCCAATCGCAGTCGGACTTGCAGGGCATCAGCGGCTACAACCGCGGCAATCCGGAGCTGACCGCCGAGCAGGGCCGCTCGAGCACCATCGGCGTGGTCCTTACGCCGCGTTCGATCCCGGTGTTGAGCAAGTTCACCTTCACGGCGGACTACTTCAAGATCAAGATCTCCGACGCCATCGTCAGCACCCCGCGCCAGTATTCGCTGCAGCAATGCTACGGCGGCAACGCCAGCTATTGCAGCTTCATCACGCGCCGCCCGATCGCCGAGGGCGCGTACAACGCCGGCTCGATCAAGTACAGCGACACGGCGGTGTCGAACAGCGGCGGCAAGGGCACCGAGGGCATCGACTTGACCGCCTCGTGGGCCGACCGTGTCGGCCCGGGCCGTCTGGCGGTGCAAACCTCCTACACCTACCTGAAAACGCTGTGGGACGTTCCGCTGCAGGGCGAGGACAAGGACGAATCGGCGGGCGAGCTGGAGTCGCCGCGCAACAAGGCGGTGCTGGGCCTGGCGTACAAGTGGGGACCGGTCGGCATCAACACGACCACCACCTACACCGGCCGTTCGAAGCTGGACGACCAGTTCCTGAATACTTTCGACAATGGCAACGAAGCGCCGAAGATCGGTTCCTACACCACCACCGACTTCCAGGTAACGTATGACGTCAAGAAAGCCTTCCAGGTCTACTTCGGCATGGACAACGCGTTCGACCGCAAGCCGGCGCGCATCATCAGCGGCCTGCCGGGCAACACCACCGGCACGGAAACCGACGCCTCGGTCTACGATCCGATCGGCCGCCGCTACTACCTGGGCCTGCGCGTGACGTTGTAA
- a CDS encoding TonB-dependent receptor, which translates to MSLKEKQGVLSVRLALGALAGVTVLLSTAHAQTAVAGAAAEPPKVIITGSNIARIAGEGATPVEIITREDIQKSGASTVVEMLSKLPSVGVALDGNSYNSFAGGASSVALRGLDAKYTLILLNGRRLANYGFANGAENSFVDLNNIPLAALESVEILRDGASAIYGSDAVAGVINFKTRSNYQGMEVSGNLGANVKGDGSTFNASLTKGWGDLDQDGYNVLMTVDALKRNSLYDDKHSALANPDYTRFGGTDKHTTSQFQGYVRDYDNGEPGYVIPGCRGTVGIAAGTLDQVCFTTPRGQLTPRIERVGVSTIVTKRLGGGDELFAELGFNHNKSTYEQGYPGFSSAQLVPTDGTTNPGVLALPGPTDTTYGFTPGDRLQVFHAITEAGHKIETIKNDTARVVGGWRGTLQGWDSEFAVNLNRSKLDDDTTNAVLLDASTRLLNDGIMGSGGYDPFNPANPMSVVSPMLYNMHHSATSKLEMAEWKMSKAELFSLQGRPVGFAWGAQASHESIDDVADPQTLLGNVVDYGATSSKASRSVYSVYGELAVPVLSKLDAQLALRGDRYNDFGTSWNPKVALAWRPTDAVLLRGSATTSFKAPTLPEIGSTTTAYNTVADYARCGPLGYVGAQCSYSPKIYLQGNPDLKAEKANNYSLGIVLQPVKNLSMSLDWYSIDQRDTIQALDPQYIVDHEDSIPGYAALIGRDPRNPALEAAHPGLNKGRIKSITTPFSNLGKTKIAGADLDVKYDLSLGGYGALHFHEVNNHTFKYDQSIAPGEATQSRLGGTYHPRWNNSFLTAYEFGAHEVGLTARTAAGTLNITDPTYTQDAAVTNARIPSYTVWDLNYSLKASKQLSVNVGVNNVFDKAMVYSNSVYNDTFVQGLNDVVGRYAYVNARYAF; encoded by the coding sequence ATGAGCTTAAAAGAAAAGCAGGGAGTTTTGTCCGTCCGCCTCGCACTGGGGGCGCTGGCCGGCGTTACGGTGCTGTTGTCGACCGCCCACGCGCAGACCGCCGTGGCGGGCGCCGCCGCCGAGCCGCCGAAGGTCATCATCACCGGTTCCAACATCGCTCGCATCGCCGGCGAGGGCGCGACCCCGGTGGAAATCATCACCCGCGAGGATATCCAGAAAAGCGGCGCCAGCACCGTGGTTGAAATGCTGAGCAAGCTGCCGTCGGTGGGTGTCGCGCTAGATGGCAACAGCTACAACTCGTTTGCCGGCGGCGCCAGCTCGGTGGCCTTGCGCGGGCTGGACGCGAAGTACACGTTAATTCTTCTCAATGGCCGGCGCCTGGCCAACTATGGCTTCGCCAACGGCGCCGAGAACAGCTTCGTCGATCTGAACAATATCCCGCTGGCGGCGCTCGAGAGCGTCGAGATCCTGCGAGACGGCGCCTCGGCCATCTACGGCTCGGACGCGGTGGCCGGGGTGATCAACTTCAAGACCCGCAGCAACTACCAGGGCATGGAGGTGAGCGGCAACCTCGGCGCCAACGTCAAGGGCGACGGCTCGACCTTCAACGCCAGCCTGACCAAGGGCTGGGGCGACCTCGACCAGGACGGCTACAACGTCCTGATGACCGTCGACGCGCTCAAGCGCAATTCGCTCTACGACGACAAACATTCGGCGTTGGCCAATCCCGACTACACCCGCTTCGGTGGCACCGATAAACACACGACGAGCCAGTTCCAGGGGTATGTGCGCGACTACGACAACGGCGAGCCGGGTTATGTCATTCCAGGTTGCAGGGGCACGGTGGGGATCGCGGCCGGTACGCTGGACCAGGTTTGCTTCACCACGCCGCGCGGCCAGCTGACGCCGCGCATCGAGCGGGTCGGGGTGTCGACCATCGTCACCAAGCGACTGGGCGGTGGCGACGAGCTGTTCGCCGAGCTCGGTTTTAACCATAACAAGTCGACCTATGAGCAAGGTTATCCAGGCTTTAGCAGCGCGCAGCTGGTGCCGACCGACGGCACCACCAATCCGGGCGTGCTGGCGCTGCCGGGCCCCACCGATACCACCTACGGTTTCACGCCCGGCGACCGCTTGCAGGTATTTCACGCGATCACCGAGGCCGGCCATAAAATCGAGACCATCAAGAACGACACCGCGCGCGTGGTGGGCGGCTGGCGCGGAACCCTGCAGGGCTGGGACAGCGAATTCGCCGTCAACCTGAACCGCAGCAAGCTCGACGACGACACCACCAACGCCGTGCTGCTGGACGCGTCGACCCGGCTGCTCAACGATGGCATCATGGGCAGCGGCGGCTACGATCCATTCAACCCGGCCAATCCGATGAGCGTGGTCTCGCCGATGCTCTACAACATGCACCATAGCGCCACCTCCAAGCTGGAAATGGCCGAATGGAAAATGAGCAAGGCCGAGTTGTTCTCGCTGCAGGGGCGTCCGGTCGGCTTCGCCTGGGGCGCGCAGGCCAGCCATGAATCGATCGACGATGTCGCCGATCCGCAGACCTTGCTGGGCAATGTGGTCGATTACGGCGCCACGAGCAGCAAGGCCTCGCGCAGCGTCTATTCGGTGTACGGCGAGCTGGCCGTGCCGGTGCTGTCCAAGCTCGATGCCCAGTTGGCGCTGCGGGGCGACCGTTACAATGATTTCGGCACCAGCTGGAATCCGAAGGTGGCGCTGGCCTGGCGGCCGACGGACGCGGTGCTGCTGCGCGGTTCGGCCACCACCTCGTTCAAGGCGCCGACCTTGCCGGAGATCGGTTCGACCACCACCGCCTATAATACCGTGGCGGACTACGCCCGTTGCGGGCCGCTGGGCTACGTCGGCGCGCAGTGTTCCTACAGCCCGAAAATCTACCTGCAGGGCAATCCCGATTTGAAGGCGGAAAAGGCCAACAACTATTCGCTCGGGATTGTTTTGCAGCCGGTGAAAAACCTGTCGATGTCGCTCGACTGGTACAGCATCGACCAGCGCGACACGATCCAGGCGCTCGACCCGCAGTACATCGTCGACCACGAGGACAGCATTCCCGGTTACGCCGCGCTGATCGGCCGCGACCCGCGCAATCCGGCGCTGGAGGCCGCCCATCCCGGGCTGAACAAAGGCCGCATCAAGAGCATCACGACGCCGTTCAGCAATCTTGGCAAGACCAAGATCGCCGGCGCCGACCTGGACGTGAAGTATGACCTGTCGCTGGGCGGCTACGGCGCGCTGCACTTCCACGAGGTCAACAACCATACCTTCAAATACGACCAGAGCATCGCCCCCGGCGAGGCGACGCAAAGCCGGCTGGGCGGCACCTACCATCCGCGCTGGAACAACTCGTTCCTGACCGCGTATGAGTTCGGCGCGCACGAGGTCGGCCTGACGGCGCGCACCGCCGCCGGCACGTTGAACATCACCGATCCGACCTATACCCAGGACGCGGCGGTCACCAACGCGCGCATTCCGTCGTACACGGTGTGGGACCTGAACTACTCGCTCAAGGCCAGCAAGCAGCTGAGCGTGAACGTCGGCGTCAACAACGTGTTCGACAAGGCGATGGTGTATTCGAACAGCGTCTACAACGACACCTTCGTCCAGGGATTGAACGACGTCGTGGGCCGCTATGCCTATGTCAACGCGCGTTACGCGTTCTAA
- the gap gene encoding type I glyceraldehyde-3-phosphate dehydrogenase, giving the protein MTIKVAINGYGRIGRNVLRAFYEGGKKQDIQIVAINDLGDAKSNAHLTRYDTAHGKFPGTVEVDGDNMIVNGDVIRVFAQRNPAEIPWGDLGVDVVLECTGFFTTKEKASAHLKGGAKKVIISAPGGKDVDATIVYGVNQNVLKSTDTVISNASCTTNCLAPLVKPLNDAIGLETGLMTTVHAYTNDQVLSDVMHEDLRRARSATMSMIPTKTGAAAAVGLVLPELNGKLDGFAIRVPTINVSLVDLSFIAKRDTTVEEVNALMKAASEGALKEVLTYQTEPLVSIDFNHNPASSNFDSTLTKVSGRLVKVSSWYDNEWGFSNRMLDTTVALMTAK; this is encoded by the coding sequence ATGACGATCAAAGTTGCAATCAACGGCTATGGCCGTATCGGCCGCAATGTATTGCGCGCTTTCTACGAAGGTGGCAAGAAGCAAGACATCCAGATCGTGGCGATCAACGACCTGGGCGACGCCAAGTCGAACGCCCACCTGACCCGCTACGACACCGCCCACGGCAAGTTCCCTGGCACGGTGGAAGTTGACGGCGACAACATGATCGTCAATGGCGACGTGATCCGCGTGTTCGCGCAGCGCAACCCGGCTGAAATTCCATGGGGCGACCTGGGCGTGGACGTGGTGCTCGAGTGCACCGGCTTCTTCACCACCAAGGAAAAGGCTTCGGCCCACCTGAAGGGCGGCGCCAAGAAAGTCATCATCTCGGCACCGGGCGGCAAGGACGTCGACGCCACCATCGTCTACGGCGTCAACCAGAACGTGCTGAAGTCGACCGACACCGTCATCTCGAACGCCTCCTGCACCACCAACTGCCTGGCCCCGCTGGTCAAGCCGCTGAACGACGCCATCGGCCTGGAAACCGGCCTGATGACCACCGTGCACGCCTACACCAACGACCAGGTGCTGTCGGACGTGATGCACGAAGACCTGCGCCGCGCCCGTTCGGCCACGATGAGCATGATCCCGACCAAGACCGGCGCCGCCGCCGCGGTCGGCCTGGTGCTGCCTGAGCTGAACGGCAAACTGGACGGCTTCGCGATCCGCGTGCCGACCATCAACGTTTCGCTGGTCGACCTGTCGTTCATCGCCAAGCGCGACACGACCGTCGAAGAAGTCAACGCGCTGATGAAGGCCGCCTCCGAAGGCGCCCTGAAGGAAGTGCTGACCTACCAGACCGAACCGCTGGTCTCGATCGACTTCAACCATAACCCGGCGTCGTCGAACTTCGACTCGACCCTGACCAAAGTGTCGGGCCGTCTGGTCAAGGTATCATCGTGGTACGACAACGAGTGGGGCTTCTCGAACCGCATGCTGGACACCACCGTGGCGCTGATGACCGCGAAGTAA